A single Ignavibacteriales bacterium DNA region contains:
- a CDS encoding 2-oxo acid dehydrogenase subunit E2: MTKDFIIPDLGENIASADVLKVLIKEGDVVEVDQPVIEIETDKATIEIPSTVAGKVTKVMIKEGSKVKVGDAAFTVEEGSASAATPAPAAPEPVKAPAPEFRVEEPKASVPGSKEFTVPDLGENIASASVLKVLVAPGQEVKIDDPVLEIETDKATIEVPSTVAGKVLDVYIKEGDKVSVGQVVFKAEGGTASVPAPVKSAPAAVSAPAVKQEPVKPAEAPAPKETGSAKSVLVDMQSAISSNPAPAAPSSRRFAREIGVDINLVPGSGPGGRISIDDIKTYMKKINTERAAGGGASSGGFFGIKAEALPDFTKFGQVERVAMSNVRAKTAEHLSYAWASVPHVTQFDKADITDLEAVRKALSPKVEAKGAKLTVTAILIKIAASAMKNFPQFNASVDMEKKEIIYKKYFNIGVAVDTDRGLIVPVIRDADTKNITEIAQDLAVIADKAKQRKVSPDDLSGACFTISNLGGIGGTYFTPIVNTPEVAILGVSRGAYEPVYKNGEFVPRLMLPLSLSYDHRLIDGADAIRFLRWMIEALEQPMKLLVEG, from the coding sequence ATGACAAAAGATTTTATCATACCGGATTTGGGCGAAAACATTGCCAGCGCCGATGTCCTTAAAGTCCTGATTAAAGAAGGCGATGTGGTTGAAGTTGATCAGCCGGTCATTGAGATTGAAACAGATAAAGCTACGATTGAAATACCCAGCACCGTTGCGGGTAAAGTAACCAAAGTGATGATCAAAGAGGGATCAAAGGTAAAAGTCGGCGATGCTGCTTTTACCGTTGAAGAGGGAAGCGCATCTGCCGCAACCCCCGCTCCCGCAGCACCTGAACCGGTAAAAGCTCCGGCGCCTGAATTCAGAGTTGAAGAGCCGAAAGCATCTGTGCCCGGCTCAAAAGAGTTCACCGTGCCTGATCTTGGCGAGAATATTGCCTCGGCATCAGTGCTCAAAGTGCTTGTAGCCCCCGGACAGGAAGTGAAGATTGATGATCCTGTTCTTGAAATTGAAACTGATAAAGCGACTATTGAAGTGCCTTCCACCGTGGCGGGCAAAGTTCTGGACGTATATATAAAGGAAGGGGATAAAGTTTCCGTTGGGCAGGTGGTATTTAAGGCAGAAGGAGGCACTGCATCAGTACCGGCTCCGGTTAAAAGTGCACCCGCTGCTGTATCTGCTCCTGCAGTTAAACAGGAGCCTGTTAAACCGGCTGAAGCGCCGGCTCCGAAGGAAACAGGATCAGCAAAGAGCGTGCTTGTTGATATGCAGTCAGCTATATCTTCTAATCCTGCACCTGCCGCTCCGTCATCAAGAAGATTCGCACGTGAAATCGGCGTTGATATCAATCTGGTACCGGGAAGCGGTCCTGGCGGAAGAATCTCCATTGATGATATTAAAACATACATGAAGAAGATTAACACGGAGCGTGCTGCAGGCGGCGGTGCTTCTTCAGGAGGATTCTTCGGCATTAAAGCAGAAGCGCTTCCTGATTTTACAAAGTTCGGCCAGGTTGAGCGCGTTGCAATGAGCAACGTCCGCGCAAAGACAGCAGAGCATCTCAGTTATGCATGGGCATCGGTACCGCATGTAACACAGTTTGATAAAGCCGATATCACCGATCTTGAGGCGGTAAGAAAAGCCCTTTCACCAAAAGTTGAAGCTAAAGGCGCAAAGCTGACCGTTACTGCAATCCTTATTAAAATAGCCGCGTCAGCAATGAAAAACTTCCCGCAGTTCAACGCATCGGTTGATATGGAGAAGAAAGAGATTATCTATAAGAAGTACTTCAACATCGGCGTTGCTGTTGATACCGACCGCGGACTGATTGTTCCGGTTATCCGCGATGCTGATACGAAGAACATCACCGAAATCGCGCAGGATCTGGCTGTGATTGCCGATAAAGCAAAACAGCGCAAGGTAAGCCCGGATGATCTTTCCGGCGCGTGCTTTACCATATCCAATCTAGGCGGAATCGGCGGAACCTATTTCACTCCGATTGTTAACACACCGGAAGTGGCGATCCTTGGTGTCTCCCGCGGAGCATATGAGCCGGTATATAAGAACGGTGAGTTTGTCCCGCGTCTGATGCTGCCGCTTTCCCTTTCGTACGATCACCGTCTGATTGACGGCGCGGATGCAATCCGTTTCCTCCGCTGGATGATTGAAGCGCTGGAACAGCCAATGAAATTATTGGTTGAGGGATAA
- a CDS encoding carboxypeptidase-like regulatory domain-containing protein codes for MSLLRILRVRAAGLIAAAVILPLLSSCNDDTVIPPSKPEVPVLVSISGTVTDSLAGNVLDKTEVIVNGTDFSAVTSSDGSFSLTGIPKQSSYSLSFRTTGYVLKQVTISTKDTAVKDLQVKMHRRTFNYGLLDFSEMPDFNGVDPDLYYTQVFFHKRHSFEFGGPYWDSTEVTRFIDSVMIAVLRSGANLHALWFQSYMSQCSHPAISYTVTISLLMKSKSYLPSSLGFEHYKPGWSVCPQKPMQYRIYSKFN; via the coding sequence ATGTCCCTTCTGCGTATTCTCAGGGTCCGGGCAGCTGGCTTAATAGCAGCTGCTGTAATTCTTCCTCTTTTATCATCCTGCAATGATGATACGGTTATTCCTCCGTCAAAACCAGAAGTTCCTGTGCTGGTATCCATCTCAGGTACTGTTACCGATTCTCTTGCGGGGAATGTCCTTGATAAAACTGAAGTCATTGTTAACGGAACAGATTTTTCAGCAGTGACCTCCTCAGACGGTAGTTTTTCTCTTACCGGTATCCCAAAGCAGAGCAGTTACTCCCTTTCATTCAGAACAACCGGGTATGTATTAAAGCAGGTAACCATAAGCACTAAGGATACTGCTGTAAAAGATCTTCAGGTTAAAATGCACAGAAGAACTTTTAATTACGGCCTGCTTGATTTTTCTGAAATGCCCGATTTTAACGGGGTTGATCCCGATTTATATTACACCCAGGTTTTCTTTCATAAGAGACATTCTTTTGAATTTGGCGGTCCATATTGGGATTCGACAGAGGTCACCCGTTTTATTGATTCGGTAATGATCGCTGTTCTGCGCAGCGGTGCGAATCTTCATGCCCTTTGGTTTCAGTCATATATGTCGCAATGTTCACACCCTGCCATTAGTTATACCGTCACCATATCGCTTTTAATGAAGAGTAAGTCTTATTTGCCGTCATCCCTGGGGTTTGAACATTATAAACCAGGGTGGTCTGTTTGTCCTCAGAAGCCGATGCAGTATCGGATATATAGCAAATTTAATTAG
- a CDS encoding type IV toxin-antitoxin system AbiEi family antitoxin domain-containing protein: MQKILTLFNNNHGYAKMQELKDAGIHTRDVASALQSGVIEKFAPGKYKLINYPWDEFSSFTDIAFVRTDAVVCLQSAAEYHGLTTYNPSVVAVAVPKGSRGISLSHPPVSVHFFSPDQYKTEILTVKAAGGEFSVYSMEKTVVDLFRFRNKAGMDLVLEVLKSYLSRKDRNINLLLHYARKFRVYSILNASVKAMVV; this comes from the coding sequence ATGCAAAAAATACTTACACTATTCAATAACAATCATGGCTATGCAAAGATGCAGGAATTGAAAGATGCCGGCATCCACACCCGCGATGTGGCCTCAGCGCTTCAAAGCGGAGTTATTGAAAAGTTCGCACCTGGAAAATATAAACTCATAAACTATCCCTGGGATGAATTCAGCAGTTTTACCGATATCGCCTTTGTCAGGACTGATGCGGTGGTGTGTCTTCAATCAGCTGCGGAATATCATGGGCTGACCACCTATAATCCTTCAGTGGTTGCGGTTGCGGTACCGAAGGGGAGCCGCGGAATTTCTCTAAGTCATCCTCCCGTGAGTGTTCATTTTTTTTCTCCGGATCAATACAAAACAGAAATTCTTACTGTTAAAGCTGCCGGTGGTGAGTTTTCAGTTTATTCAATGGAAAAAACTGTTGTTGATCTTTTTAGGTTTCGAAATAAGGCTGGTATGGATCTGGTACTTGAAGTCCTGAAAAGTTATCTTAGCAGAAAAGACCGGAACATAAATCTGCTGCTGCACTATGCCAGAAAATTCCGTGTTTACTCAATACTTAACGCTTCTGTGAAAGCCATGGTTGTATGA
- a CDS encoding nucleotidyl transferase AbiEii/AbiGii toxin family protein, giving the protein MSNRELNNLHVSVRQRLYTVAKKRGEDFNSLLRRYFQERFLYRVSVSNYAKFFILKGAQLIIAHQIDPLRTTKDIDFLGINFPTRREDISTAIREIATISYPDGVVYSLDEQRTEDILEGKAYKGVRFHLICRLGTAKSNIQIDIGFGDVITPHPDILDFPVVLPYDNPRLFVYTLESAIAEKFETIVVLGLATSRIKDYFDLYYLAKNKHFSMSRLKSAVAETFQNRNTPLTAATAILTPEIASDEELIKLWNSYLKRNPHISYLPFSEAHHIISKFLFGILENAGQQKVELFWNPDVLEWLPDIE; this is encoded by the coding sequence ATGAGTAACCGTGAATTAAACAATCTGCATGTTTCGGTGAGGCAAAGACTTTATACGGTTGCAAAGAAAAGAGGTGAGGATTTTAACTCACTCTTACGTAGATATTTTCAGGAACGATTTCTTTACAGAGTGTCGGTTTCAAATTATGCGAAATTTTTTATCCTTAAGGGTGCCCAGCTTATTATAGCCCATCAGATTGATCCTCTGAGAACAACAAAAGATATTGACTTTCTGGGAATCAACTTTCCCACCCGGAGGGAGGACATCTCCACCGCTATCAGAGAAATCGCAACCATTAGCTACCCGGACGGAGTTGTTTATTCACTTGATGAGCAGCGAACAGAAGATATTCTTGAGGGAAAAGCATATAAGGGGGTTCGTTTTCATCTGATTTGCCGCCTCGGCACAGCAAAAAGCAACATTCAAATTGATATCGGTTTTGGAGATGTAATAACCCCACATCCTGATATTCTTGATTTTCCTGTTGTATTGCCCTATGATAATCCGCGGCTATTCGTATATACACTTGAATCTGCAATCGCGGAAAAATTTGAAACAATTGTGGTTTTGGGGCTTGCAACCAGCCGTATTAAAGACTATTTTGATCTCTACTATCTTGCGAAAAACAAGCATTTCTCCATGAGCCGGCTTAAATCAGCCGTGGCAGAAACTTTTCAGAACAGGAACACACCTCTCACCGCCGCAACAGCGATTCTAACTCCGGAAATTGCTTCGGATGAAGAACTAATAAAATTGTGGAACTCGTATCTTAAGCGAAACCCACACATATCTTATCTGCCCTTTAGCGAAGCACATCATATCATTTCAAAATTTCTCTTCGGAATATTAGAGAATGCCGGCCAGCAAAAAGTAGAGCTGTTCTGGAATCCTGATGTGTTAGAGTGGCTTCCGGATATTGAATGA
- a CDS encoding 1-deoxy-D-xylulose-5-phosphate reductoisomerase translates to MKKIALFGSTGSIGTATLDVVRQYPDRFSVEVLCVNTGIDLLRKQIAEFRPKVAVVRDPAKAKELRGDNIYGLTVLEGDEGLNEAARTADYDIFTGAMVGFAGLQPTIEAIKRGKRIALANKETLVVAGELVKDLCLKYHAELLPVDSEHSAIFQCLIGENIQEVEKLILTASGGPFLNLSADELASVTVAQALNHPTWKMGSKITIDSASMMNKGLEVIEAHWLFNFPKEKIEVVIHPQSVIHSMVEFVDGSIKAQLSTPDMKIPIQLALTYPERLPAKYVTTHLPSIRNLTFFEPDYQKFRCLKLAFDVLDTGGTTSCILNASNEVAVARFLNGEIGFQQIPEIISRSLDSIQNTSRPDLETLIYCDQTTRSYAASLV, encoded by the coding sequence TTGAAAAAGATAGCCCTTTTTGGATCAACCGGCTCAATAGGTACAGCAACGCTTGATGTTGTGAGGCAGTACCCTGACCGCTTCAGCGTGGAGGTGCTCTGCGTTAATACCGGCATTGATCTGCTGAGGAAACAGATTGCGGAATTCCGTCCTAAAGTTGCAGTTGTCCGTGATCCCGCAAAAGCAAAAGAACTGAGGGGTGACAATATATACGGCCTGACCGTCCTTGAAGGGGATGAGGGGCTGAATGAAGCCGCACGCACGGCCGACTATGATATTTTTACCGGTGCTATGGTGGGCTTTGCCGGACTTCAGCCGACTATCGAGGCAATCAAACGCGGTAAGCGAATCGCTCTTGCTAATAAAGAGACACTTGTTGTTGCCGGTGAACTGGTTAAAGACCTTTGCCTGAAGTATCATGCTGAACTGCTGCCTGTGGACTCAGAACACAGCGCAATCTTCCAGTGCCTTATTGGCGAGAATATTCAGGAAGTTGAAAAACTAATACTCACTGCATCCGGCGGACCGTTCCTGAATCTTTCAGCAGACGAACTTGCATCCGTAACGGTTGCTCAGGCGCTTAACCACCCCACATGGAAGATGGGATCAAAGATCACGATTGATTCAGCTTCTATGATGAATAAGGGTCTTGAAGTGATTGAGGCGCACTGGCTTTTTAATTTTCCGAAAGAAAAGATTGAAGTGGTGATTCATCCGCAGTCGGTGATTCATTCAATGGTTGAATTTGTTGACGGATCAATTAAGGCACAGTTAAGCACGCCGGATATGAAGATTCCGATTCAGCTTGCCCTGACCTATCCGGAACGGCTTCCGGCAAAGTATGTAACCACACATCTGCCCTCAATACGAAATCTGACATTTTTTGAACCTGATTATCAGAAATTCCGCTGCCTTAAACTTGCGTTTGATGTACTTGATACCGGAGGCACAACTTCCTGCATCCTGAATGCATCTAATGAAGTGGCAGTGGCAAGATTCCTTAATGGCGAAATTGGCTTTCAGCAGATACCGGAGATTATCAGCCGGTCGCTGGACAGCATTCAAAACACCAGCCGCCCGGATCTTGAAACGCTTATTTATTGTGATCAGACAACCCGCAGCTACGCGGCTTCATTAGTTTAA
- the prfA gene encoding peptide chain release factor 1 — protein sequence MDLFSKISKIKEKYDRITEQLSDPQNLNNNEKLIQLSRERSDLTPLIESFARYTKVLNDITGNKELIDSGDKDFAEIAQAELASLNEQKEKLEEELKILLLPKDPNDSNDVIMEIRAGTGGDEAALFAGDLFRMYSRYFETRGWRTEIIDVSDTGIGGYKEIVMSVTGENVYADLKFESGVHRVQRVPATEANGRVHTSAASVAVLPEVEEVQVDINPADLKIDVYRSGGAGGQNVNKVETAIRITHLPTGLVVQCQDERSQLKNRQKAMKVLRARLYEAKMKEQNSEIAAQRKLMVRSGDRSDKIRTYNFPQNRITDHRIGLTLYNLAGVINGDLNELIEQLKIADRAERLRMDLELA from the coding sequence ATGGATTTATTTAGCAAGATATCGAAGATTAAAGAGAAGTACGACCGCATAACCGAGCAGCTCTCCGATCCTCAGAACCTTAACAACAATGAAAAACTGATTCAGCTAAGCCGGGAGCGGAGTGATCTCACTCCCCTGATTGAATCGTTTGCCCGTTATACGAAAGTATTAAATGACATCACCGGCAATAAAGAACTGATTGACTCCGGAGATAAAGATTTTGCGGAAATTGCACAGGCAGAGCTGGCCTCCCTGAATGAGCAAAAAGAAAAACTTGAAGAAGAACTGAAAATCCTCCTTCTCCCTAAAGATCCCAACGACAGCAACGATGTAATCATGGAAATCCGTGCAGGCACCGGCGGTGATGAAGCCGCTTTGTTTGCCGGTGATCTTTTCAGAATGTATTCCCGTTACTTTGAAACCCGCGGATGGAGAACTGAAATAATTGACGTGAGCGATACCGGCATTGGAGGTTATAAAGAAATTGTCATGTCGGTAACCGGAGAAAATGTTTACGCCGACCTGAAGTTTGAAAGCGGCGTTCATCGTGTGCAGAGAGTTCCGGCCACTGAAGCAAACGGAAGAGTACACACTTCTGCTGCATCAGTAGCAGTACTGCCCGAAGTTGAAGAAGTGCAGGTGGATATAAATCCCGCCGATCTTAAAATTGATGTGTACCGGAGCGGCGGTGCGGGAGGGCAGAACGTAAATAAAGTTGAAACTGCAATCCGCATTACTCATTTGCCAACCGGATTGGTTGTACAGTGCCAGGATGAACGCTCACAGTTAAAGAACCGCCAGAAAGCAATGAAGGTATTGCGCGCTCGTCTTTATGAAGCAAAGATGAAAGAGCAGAACAGTGAAATAGCCGCGCAGAGAAAACTTATGGTGCGCAGCGGCGACAGAAGCGATAAGATAAGAACGTATAACTTTCCCCAGAACAGAATCACCGATCACCGGATAGGGCTTACCTTATATAACTTAGCCGGAGTAATCAACGGCGACTTAAACGAACTCATCGAGCAGCTTAAAATTGCCGACCGCGCAGAGCGGCTGAGGATGGATTTAGAACTGGCATAG
- a CDS encoding VWA domain-containing protein, with protein sequence MKSSCLTLLVFFLLTLAAYPGGAAIINGPNKIVLHLDSTKTQATVESQISTTITTQYFTNQHPNAQVTYAFPLNENASAVRLRWYINGDWHTASVAGTPQDTTLPGGGTPHPDIVNYLGKTPLFFSIPQPVSHDSTLIVELTYVELLPYKYGKVTYDFPGNYQYIQPGMLPLQELLFNLSSPRTIDSIWMISAHPVQNITNSGNSASVSIRMHEQPAEHNFAIGYALNSLQLGLFGYSSFQPDTLVPDSLGRGFFTFIAEPPQSSTAASINKVFTLIIDRSGSMYGSKMVQAKNAASFIVSNLNEGDMFNLIDFDNIITSFRPAHIPFTPTNRDAALSYISTLSDRGMTNISGAFSVAVPQFASANDSTANIIIFFTDGEATVGITNTEQLVSHIDQLIQSTETNIFLFSFGIGSSVNNQLLTLISSHNNGIAEFLGNDELYSRITDFYLTIRNPVMLNSQVNFNPPVISQVFPEYLPNLYKGKQMILAGRYSQPASVQVTLSGEAFGQPVSYQYTLPLAEIYNEQYQFLPKIWAKRKIETLLIHYYSFNPSSPEALALKNEIIAISKAYGVITIFTSFSGGGGTGVESDENKSINGPASFELLGNYPNPFNSRTVISIRIHAAYSGPVSVRIYNSLGQLVRILYLNAEGVGVYSLPWDGMGEGGMTLSSGVYFYGIEIENMVLVGKMNMIK encoded by the coding sequence ATGAAAAGCTCATGCCTAACCTTGCTTGTATTTTTTCTTTTAACTTTAGCAGCGTACCCTGGCGGTGCGGCTATCATCAATGGTCCGAATAAAATCGTCCTGCATCTAGATTCAACAAAGACACAGGCAACTGTAGAAAGCCAGATTTCTACAACTATCACCACTCAATACTTCACCAATCAGCACCCGAATGCTCAGGTCACCTATGCTTTCCCGCTTAATGAAAATGCAAGTGCCGTGCGGCTAAGATGGTATATTAACGGTGACTGGCATACTGCTTCTGTAGCAGGGACTCCGCAGGATACCACACTTCCCGGGGGCGGCACACCTCATCCGGACATTGTTAATTATCTTGGGAAAACCCCGCTCTTCTTCTCAATACCTCAGCCGGTTTCGCACGACTCCACACTCATTGTTGAACTTACCTATGTTGAGCTTCTTCCTTATAAATATGGAAAGGTGACCTATGACTTTCCGGGGAACTATCAGTATATACAACCAGGAATGCTGCCGCTGCAGGAACTGCTCTTTAATCTTTCATCACCGCGTACTATAGACAGTATCTGGATGATAAGCGCCCATCCTGTTCAAAACATAACCAATAGCGGCAACAGCGCATCAGTTTCCATAAGAATGCATGAACAGCCGGCAGAACATAATTTCGCCATCGGTTATGCCCTGAATTCCTTACAACTCGGACTTTTCGGCTACAGTTCATTTCAGCCGGATACTCTTGTTCCTGATTCACTCGGCCGCGGATTCTTTACTTTTATAGCAGAACCGCCGCAGAGCAGTACTGCTGCATCCATTAACAAAGTATTTACTTTGATTATTGACAGATCAGGGAGTATGTATGGAAGCAAAATGGTTCAGGCAAAAAATGCTGCCAGCTTTATTGTGTCAAATCTGAACGAGGGGGATATGTTTAATCTGATAGATTTTGATAACATTATCACTTCTTTCAGACCGGCACATATTCCTTTCACCCCTACTAACCGGGATGCAGCACTGTCTTATATATCAACCCTTTCTGATCGCGGAATGACTAATATTTCAGGGGCATTCTCCGTGGCTGTCCCCCAGTTTGCTTCTGCAAATGACAGCACAGCAAATATTATTATCTTTTTTACCGACGGAGAGGCAACCGTAGGCATTACGAATACAGAGCAGCTTGTTAGTCATATTGACCAGCTTATTCAGTCAACAGAGACAAATATATTTCTCTTTTCATTCGGAATCGGATCGTCCGTGAACAATCAGCTCCTCACCCTTATTTCAAGCCATAACAACGGCATTGCCGAGTTCCTTGGCAATGATGAGCTGTATTCACGAATCACCGACTTCTATCTCACCATCCGGAATCCTGTTATGCTTAACAGTCAGGTTAATTTTAATCCTCCGGTTATCAGTCAGGTCTTTCCCGAATATCTTCCTAATCTCTACAAAGGAAAACAGATGATACTCGCCGGAAGATACAGCCAGCCGGCTTCGGTTCAGGTTACCTTAAGCGGAGAGGCATTTGGTCAGCCTGTTAGTTATCAGTACACACTTCCGTTAGCTGAAATTTATAATGAGCAATATCAGTTTCTGCCTAAAATCTGGGCAAAGAGAAAGATTGAAACTCTGCTGATACACTACTACTCATTTAATCCTTCATCTCCTGAAGCGCTGGCCCTTAAAAATGAAATCATTGCAATAAGCAAAGCGTACGGAGTGATTACTATCTTCACCAGTTTCAGCGGAGGCGGCGGAACGGGAGTTGAGTCAGATGAAAATAAATCCATCAACGGACCTGCTTCATTTGAACTGCTCGGTAATTATCCGAATCCATTCAACAGCAGAACCGTTATCAGCATAAGAATTCACGCCGCATATTCCGGACCTGTGAGCGTCAGGATATATAACAGTCTTGGACAGCTTGTCAGAATCCTTTACCTTAACGCAGAAGGAGTGGGAGTATATTCCTTGCCTTGGGATGGCATGGGTGAGGGAGGAATGACACTCTCCTCTGGTGTTTATTTTTATGGAATTGAAATTGAAAATATGGTTTTGGTCGGCAAGATGAATATGATAAAATAA
- the rseP gene encoding RIP metalloprotease RseP, with product MDALLYFIITVGILVFIHEFGHFAAARLCGIQTDAFAIGFGYRLFGWNKVTGFTFGELPKDTDLQGHTDYKINLLPLGGYVKIAGMVDESMDTDFASKPPQPHEFRSKSTLAKVFVITGGVLMNLLLALAVFWGNNYFEGKTFSKTTTVGYVAEQSLADSLGFQAGDKILAINGKEMKYWEDIRNEVFVAGMGLDLKFDVERNAEKTVITVPRNQVPKDESQGPFLLTENLKPVVSDLLKDAEADKGGIKTGDILLSINDTSIYTVQQTIGMISNAADRDITLKVLRGEKDTLGFTINPGSDGKIGVILGGYIYLGETENITYGFFESVGLGFRDMGNMSALTFIMLKRVITGDVEFKRAFGGPIKIAQFAARSADSGLQSFLMFLGLLSLSLALLNILPFPALDGGHLVMILIEGAMKREIPLKTKIVIQNAGFVLLLVLMAFILYNDILSL from the coding sequence ATGGACGCACTACTTTATTTTATCATCACTGTTGGCATTCTGGTTTTTATCCATGAGTTCGGGCACTTTGCTGCTGCCCGTCTCTGCGGAATACAGACGGATGCATTTGCTATCGGATTCGGCTACCGCCTGTTCGGATGGAACAAGGTAACCGGCTTCACTTTTGGTGAGCTCCCAAAGGATACCGATTTACAGGGACATACTGACTATAAGATTAATCTTCTCCCCCTTGGCGGATATGTGAAGATAGCAGGCATGGTTGATGAGAGCATGGATACCGATTTTGCTTCAAAACCGCCGCAGCCGCATGAGTTCAGGTCAAAGTCAACACTTGCAAAAGTATTTGTTATCACCGGCGGTGTGCTGATGAATCTGCTTCTTGCCCTGGCAGTATTCTGGGGCAATAATTATTTTGAAGGAAAAACGTTCAGCAAGACCACCACAGTCGGCTATGTAGCTGAACAGAGTCTGGCCGATTCACTCGGCTTTCAGGCAGGAGATAAAATTCTTGCCATTAACGGCAAAGAAATGAAATACTGGGAAGATATTCGCAATGAAGTGTTTGTTGCAGGTATGGGTCTTGATCTGAAGTTTGATGTTGAGCGCAATGCTGAAAAAACAGTGATTACCGTTCCGCGCAACCAGGTTCCGAAGGATGAGTCGCAGGGGCCTTTTCTCCTTACGGAGAATCTGAAGCCGGTTGTGAGCGACCTGCTGAAAGACGCGGAAGCTGACAAGGGAGGCATTAAGACCGGAGATATCCTCTTAAGTATTAACGATACTTCCATATATACTGTTCAGCAGACCATAGGGATGATCTCCAATGCTGCTGACCGCGATATTACCCTCAAGGTGCTCCGCGGTGAAAAGGACACACTTGGCTTTACCATCAATCCCGGCAGTGACGGCAAGATAGGCGTCATTCTGGGCGGATATATATACCTCGGTGAAACAGAGAATATCACCTACGGATTTTTTGAATCGGTGGGGCTGGGCTTCCGTGATATGGGCAATATGTCGGCGCTCACCTTCATCATGCTGAAGCGTGTGATAACCGGAGATGTTGAGTTTAAGCGTGCATTCGGCGGACCGATTAAGATTGCGCAGTTTGCGGCGCGCTCAGCGGATAGCGGCCTGCAGAGTTTTCTCATGTTCCTCGGGCTGCTCAGCTTAAGTCTTGCACTGCTGAACATCCTCCCCTTCCCTGCACTTGACGGCGGTCATCTGGTGATGATTCTGATTGAAGGTGCAATGAAGCGTGAGATTCCGCTTAAGACGAAGATTGTTATCCAGAATGCCGGCTTTGTGCTGCTTCTGGTACTGATGGCGTTTATTTTATATAATGATATTCTTAGTCTTTAA